TTTATATTGAACAGGTAGAAGTGGAATGGGATTCGGTTTCGGCGACCGACGTTACGGTCACCATACGGAGCACCGGTCGGTACCGCGGCGCCAGAAAGACGCTGGCGGCCGGGGCGACTATCAGCTATGACCCTTTTATGTGCGGCGCGGGTGTGACAAACCGCGGCGGGGTGCATATTTACGGGGATTATGATTCGTTGACCATAGAGAACGATGACTGCACGATTGGGGATAACAACGACCCTACAAACCTGATTTTTGCCGGAGGGTACCCCGGGACGAGTTCACTGAATATCGTTAAAAGCAACGGTGGAGCCAACAAGGTGGTCGTTTGCGGCAACGTTTATACCCCTCAAGAGGTGTTCCTGGCTATCGATAACGGTACCGGCCATGAAGAATATGTTGTCAGGGGAGATGTGTTTGCGGAATCGATAATTAATGCTATCTACATTGAGGACGGTGGTTATCACCCTTGGGACTTAACCCTGCCGGAGCGTCCCGTACTGGAAACAGCGGATTATTTTCGAAAGATCGCTAAGAGTTACGGAAGTGCCAACTACATAGATATAGAAGAGCATACCTTTACCGACATGTCGGTTTTGAACGGCGTGTACTTCGTGCAGGGAACGGCGACGCTTTCTCCCTGCCCTAACTACGGAGTAAGAGCGACTATCGTGGCGGCGGGCGGTGTCGTTTTTCCCGATGATTGCGATTTTCAAGCTCGAAAAGGCGCGGTTCTCGGTATTATTTCCCTGAGCGATATCACGATCAACGGCGGTAACGGCAATCCCAGGGTAGATGCGGTTATGCTTTGTAGGGATACCCTGCGTTTTGCGGATGCGGCAAGGATAAACGGCTCTGTTACGACGTGGGGCATTGGTTACGGCGGTGACGCTGAAGCACACGGGCATCAAAGAGGCAAGGTTAGCGCTTACGCATTCAGCCCGGGGGGGAAGCCTGTGAAAATGATCTACGACGAAGCTCTTTTTAAGTGTTACCCGCCGGGGATGCCCTATACAGTCACAGTCGACTCCTTAGCGAATCATAACTTGGCGTTTTGAAACAAAGATGCGGTTTTAAAAAAAAAGTGGACTTAAACCCTTCATAATAAGAATAAGCAGCGCGGCGGGCCGGTGGAAAAACCGGCTTTTTATTTTTGTATGGATTCCGACCCCATTTAAAGTAATAGTCCTTTCTTGGCGTCTTGGCGGTTAGAAAACAGCGGTTTTTGCAAGGCGGGTTTTACCCGCCTTTTCTTTCGGTCGGCGGTGGAATTCAAATGCGGTGAAGGAAATCAGGGAAAGATATAGTAATAAAGATAGTTATGCTATGTTTGAATATCAGCCTTTAAGGGCAAAGGATAAATTAAAGAAAGAAGCGGGCAGAAGTCGATTTCAAAAACTGGAATAAGGCGCGTAAGGCTGTTTCTGCAATTAGGAAGATGGCGACCGGACGAGTTTTTGTTACTCGTGAGCCATCCGGATGGTCCGGGGCAGATGTAAAAAGATCCGGCAGGGCGGTTGTGCCTGCTGAAACGGGGATAGGTAGCGGACGCCGGGGCAAGAGGTCGAACGGAGAGGCCGGGATCGCGGGCTCACGATAAGAATGCGGAACGCGCTATAACCTTACGGGTCGGTGCTATTGACCAGACGGGGACCGGCGGATTGTTACTGGAATTTGGAGGTGTGGCGTTTTGCTTGACAGGAGTTTATTGAAGGAGACCCTCGACGCGGCTCTGGTACGCGGGGGGGATTTTGCCGACCTTTTTGTTGAGGAGCGACAGAGCACGCTCATAGCCCTCGAAGCCGGGCAGGTGGAACGGGTGCAGTCCGGCCTTGACAGGGGCGCCGGGGTTCGGGTTTTGTCCGGAGAAAGTACGGCGTACGCATACACTAACGATCTGAGCCGGGAGGGGCTGCTGAGCGCGGCGGACACGGCGGCGCACGCGTTCAGTCAGGGGAACTCCGGGGCGGTCCGCGACCTGCGCAGGGAAACGGCGGCGCCTGAGCCGGACATCGATACGGTGCCGCTCGAGAGAAAGGTCGAGGCCGTAACCGCGGCGGACAAGGCGGCGCGGGCGGCCGACAGCGCGGTGAAACAGGTGATTGTGAGCTACGGGGACGTCCTGCAGCGGGTAACGGTGGCAAACAGCGAAGGTGTTTTTGTCGAGGACGACCGTACGCGCATACGCTTTACGGTGAACGCCGTGGCTGCGGAAGGCGCGGTTATCCAGACCGGCTTTGAGTCCCTCGGTACCACTGACGACTTCGGAACCGCTTTCGGGGAGCGTCCGCCGGAGGAATTGGCTCGGGCGGCGGCGCAGCGGGCGGCGGCTCTCGTTCACGCCCGGCCGGCGCCGTCGGGAAGGATGACGGTCGTCCTTTCCGGGGAGGCAGGCGGAACGATGGTTCATGAAGCTTGCGGGCACGGGCTCGAGGCGGACCTGGTTCAGAAGGGGCTTTCCGTTTACGGGGGGAAGAGCGGCGCAGTGGCGGCGGAACATGTGACCGTGATCGACGACGCCACCCTGTCCGGGAAATACGGTTCGTACCGGTTTGACGATGAGGGGACCGCCGCCAGGCCGGTGGTTTTGATAGACAAGGGAGAGCTGAGGGATTTCCTTTACGACCGTAAGACGGCCTCGAAGGAAAGCAGGGAATCCAACGGGCACGGCCGCCGCGAATCATACCAGCACAAGCCTATTCCGCGAATGGGAAACACCTATATCGCGCCGGGAAAGGCGCCCGCCGAAGAGATCATCCGCGGGGTAAAAAACGGTTTCCTGGTGAAAAAGATGGGTGGGGGCCAGGTCAACACCACGAACGGGGACTTCGTGTTCGAGGTGGCGGAAGGTTATCTTATTAAGGACGGGGACGTGAGCGAGCTGGTCAGGGGCGCCACCCTGACGGGAAATGGTCCCGAGGTGCTGAAAAAGGTGGCGCTTGTCGGCCGTGACCTCGGTTTTACCGTGGGGACCTGCGGCAAAGACGGGCAGGGAGTGCCGGTAAGCGACGCGCAGCCGACACTGCTGATTCCGGAACTGACCATCGGCGGCACGGGGAGTTAGTCGCAAGTTGCGAGTTGCGAGTTAAACAGTCCTCAGTCCTCAGTCGAAAGTCCTTAGTCCGGGGACAAGAAGATGAAGGGCGAAGGGACCGTAGTCGCGAGGTCGAAAGTCCTAAGTCCGGGATTGGGCTAAGTTTGGATGCAAATTATTTCACCACAGAGGCACAGAGTTCGCAGAGAATTGAAAAATAATACGTATTTATTTTGGGTCGGAATCTAGTAGCCAGAAGTCAGAATATATGGGAATACCTTACAAGAATATTTCTGTCTTCTCCCCTCCGTGTGCTCTGTGTTTCTGCGGTTATTCCATATTAAATTTTGAACCTTGAACGTTGAACATATATCGGAGGCGGAAACATGGTGGATAAACTCGTCGAGGTGGCGGAGGCCGCCGTAGCGCTGGGAAAGCGGCAAGGCGCCGACGCGGTCGAGGCTTACGTGAGCACGGGGCGCGAACTCAGCATTGAGGTGCGTCACGGTGTGGTGGAGACATTAAAGCAGGCCGAGGAAAAGGGCATCGGGGTGAGGGTCTTAAAAGGGCGCCGGGTCGGTTTTGCCTTCGGGACGGAACTCTTGAAGCAAGGGGTTAGGGACACCGTAGAGCGGGCGCTGGCGGCGGCGGCGTACACGAGTGACGATCCCTTTCTCCATATCCCTTCACTGGAAGGCCGTTACCCTTCCATGGAGCTGTACGATGCCGACATCGACTCGACGCCGGTGGAGAGCAAAATCAGCCTGGCAAAACGGATGGAAGAAGCGGCGTTCGGCGCCGATGCCAGAGTTAAGGTGACTGAAAGCTCGACGTACCAGGAAGGTACCGGCAACGTCGCCATCGTCAATTCGAAGGGGATCGCCGCGGAGTATCACAGCGCCGCGTGCGGGCTGTACATCAGTCTGGCGGCGGAACAGGACGGGCAAAGCGAAACCGGTTACGCG
The sequence above is a segment of the Bacillota bacterium genome. Coding sequences within it:
- a CDS encoding TldD/PmbA family protein, giving the protein MLDRSLLKETLDAALVRGGDFADLFVEERQSTLIALEAGQVERVQSGLDRGAGVRVLSGESTAYAYTNDLSREGLLSAADTAAHAFSQGNSGAVRDLRRETAAPEPDIDTVPLERKVEAVTAADKAARAADSAVKQVIVSYGDVLQRVTVANSEGVFVEDDRTRIRFTVNAVAAEGAVIQTGFESLGTTDDFGTAFGERPPEELARAAAQRAAALVHARPAPSGRMTVVLSGEAGGTMVHEACGHGLEADLVQKGLSVYGGKSGAVAAEHVTVIDDATLSGKYGSYRFDDEGTAARPVVLIDKGELRDFLYDRKTASKESRESNGHGRRESYQHKPIPRMGNTYIAPGKAPAEEIIRGVKNGFLVKKMGGGQVNTTNGDFVFEVAEGYLIKDGDVSELVRGATLTGNGPEVLKKVALVGRDLGFTVGTCGKDGQGVPVSDAQPTLLIPELTIGGTGS